The Deltaproteobacteria bacterium genome contains the following window.
TCTTAGGATTCTCGCTGTCTCCCATGAACTTGATGGCGTTTACAATCAGGTTCTCAAAAACCTGATAGATCCTTTCACCGTCACAGTGTATTCTGGGGAGATTCTCTGCTACAGCGAGCTTTATGCCCCTGTCCTTCAGTCTGTCTTGAAGGCCTGCGGTCGCATTTTTTACGATCTCAATGGAAGAAACGTCCGAAAAAGCGGATACGACCCGACCAATCCTTGACAATTCCAAGAGGTCAGACACCAATGCTTCCATCCTTCGAGCGCTGGTCTCGATCTGTGAAATGTACCGCCTTCCCTTTTCTCCCAATTTTTCTTGATAGTTCTTGCGTAGCCTTGCAGAAAACCCCTGAATAGAGATGATGGGGGTTTTCAGGTCATGGGAAACCACATTAACAAAGTTCTTGAGCTCTTCGTTTGTCTTTCGCAGTTCTTCCTCGGCATGCTTTTGTTGGCTGATGTCTACGATGTTGCCCAATATGGCAGGCCTTCCCTGATACTCTATAAGGACGTTTCTCCTGGCAATCCATATGGTTTCACCGGCTTTTGTCATGCCTCTGGCCAGGTATTCTGACGGTACAGATTCTCCCTTTAGCCGCCTTGCCCTTGTTCGGTTTGTCAACGGCCGGTCCTCTGGATGGACCAGTCTCCAGGTGTCCATGCCGATCAACTCCTCCATGGGATACCCGTAAATTTCCGCGAATCTGTTGTTGGCAAATACGATCTTCTCGTCCTGGTCGATATAGATGCCGGTCAAGGAGTTCTCCACCAGAATACTGTATTTCTTCTCGCTTTCCCTCAATGCCATTTCTGTCCGTTTCTGTTCACTAACATCCACCATGGTTGTTCTGACGCCTATAACCTTACCATCGCTGTCGCGTTCTAGTCTGTCATCAATAAAAACAAATATCTCCGAGCCATCTTTCCTGATGTATATTTTGCTATCGTGTCTCGGAATCTGCTCGCCTGCAATCTTGAGTCGATACCTTTCTTGCGCCCCTTTTCGTTGTTCTGGCAGTATAAAGTCGAAGACAGGTTTACCCTCCATCTCTTCTTTTGTATATCCAAGCATATCTAATTCCGTTTGGTTTACCTGTTTGATAATGCCCCTCGTGTCTAGCCTATGATAAGCAACGGGGGCATCATTCCATAGCCGCTTGTACCGCTCTTCGCTCTCCCTTAATGCCTCCTCAGTCCGCTTGCGCTCTGTGATGTCTCTAAGAAAGGCCACACTACAAGATTTTCCATCCACGGTTGCTGTAGTCCCGGCAATATCCATGTGGATAATTTTTCCATCCTTTTTCAAGAATGGAATATCCCCTGCAAATCCGGCTTTTTCTTTCGCCTTGGTTTCAAATTGTGAAACAACATAATCTAATTTGTCTTTTGGGTGTAAATCAGCTATCGTTAATTTTTTGATTTCCTGTTCACTATATCCTAACATTTTGCATAATGTCGGATTAGCATACATGTATCTTCTTGTTTCAAAATCAGTGATAAGTATTCCATCAGCGCTTGCTTCAAACAATGTCCGATATCTAATTTCAGATTCCCTCAGCGCTTCCTCCACCAGTTTGCGCCGAATAGATTCTTGGTGCAGCTCCTTGACCTTTTGCTCCAATTCTTCATAAGTTGGTTTTGTGGCCATTACACTATCCTCCAATTGCCAGAAAAACAAAAAAGGCCCCAAACACATGGACCTTTAGCGCGATGCATGGAGCCTTTGTCGGTCGCATGGGACTTCCCTGCTTATGTTGTTTGTCGTTGAAAAGGGTTGGCCTAGTCCTTGGCGATTTGGCCTCTATTATCAGACGCCACATGAAGTCTTCTACAGCGCTATTCGTGGTGCACTTGCATGTTGAATTCACCTACCACAGAAGCCCGCTCGGTAGCAAAGTTGACTGATGCCTGCACGACTCCTGGGACCTTTTTCTTCAACGCCCTTTCAATGTTCATGGCACAATTGCCACATGTCATGCCAGTAACCGGGAACTCAACGGTCGCCGTAGCCGCTCCGTAGCCTGCATCATGAATTTTGGCAGCCACATCCTCCAGCTTGATCTGTTCGGGGTCAAAGGCAACGGAGGCCTGTTCTGTAGCAAAGTTTACGTTAGCTTCTTTGACTCCAGGCAGTTTTTTGACGTTTCGGTCGACATTAAGAGCGCAATCGTCACATGTCATTCCGGTAACGGGATGATTACGTTTTTCTCACACATCGATTTTTCCTTCAGTCAGCGGCCGGATAGTTGATCTCCTTCAGCGTGGCCCTGATCTTTGC
Protein-coding sequences here:
- a CDS encoding PAS domain S-box protein, with amino-acid sequence MATKPTYEELEQKVKELHQESIRRKLVEEALRESEIRYRTLFEASADGILITDFETRRYMYANPTLCKMLGYSEQEIKKLTIADLHPKDKLDYVVSQFETKAKEKAGFAGDIPFLKKDGKIIHMDIAGTTATVDGKSCSVAFLRDITERKRTEEALRESEERYKRLWNDAPVAYHRLDTRGIIKQVNQTELDMLGYTKEEMEGKPVFDFILPEQRKGAQERYRLKIAGEQIPRHDSKIYIRKDGSEIFVFIDDRLERDSDGKVIGVRTTMVDVSEQKRTEMALRESEKKYSILVENSLTGIYIDQDEKIVFANNRFAEIYGYPMEELIGMDTWRLVHPEDRPLTNRTRARRLKGESVPSEYLARGMTKAGETIWIARRNVLIEYQGRPAILGNIVDISQQKHAEEELRKTNEELKNFVNVVSHDLKTPIISIQGFSARLRKNYQEKLGEKGRRYISQIETSARRMEALVSDLLELSRIGRVVSAFSDVSSIEIVKNATAGLQDRLKDRGIKLAVAENLPRIHCDGERIYQVFENLIVNAIKFMGDSENPKIEIGYEDKGAFHQFHVRDNGIGIDPKWHRKVFDIFHRLKEIEDQEGTGLGLAILYRIVSNHGGKVWVESEKGKGATFYFTLAKLHLRR
- a CDS encoding heavy metal translocating P-type ATPase — protein: MTCDDCALNVDRNVKKLPGVKEANVNFATEQASVAFDPEQIKLEDVAAKIHDAGYGAATATVEFPVTGMTCGNCAMNIERALKKKVPGVVQASVNFATERASVVGEFNMQVHHE